The stretch of DNA GTTGTTGGGCGATAGAATTCGAATGAACTCTATCAAAAATGAACGCGTTTACATGCGTTCGTTGGCAACTCGCCAAAGTAATTTGGCGTTGAGTGCTCACGTTGGTGAGGCCATTCAAGTATTAAAGGCTGCCAACTACGATTTAATCATATTAGAAACTTCAGGTATCGGACAATCGGATACCGAAATAATGGATTACTCTGATGTTTCGTTGTACGTAATGACTCCAGAATTTGGTGCTGCTACACAATTGGAAAAAATTGACATGCTCGATTTTGCTGATGTGGTTGCTCTTAACAAGTTTGACAAAAAAGGCTCATTAGATGCCATTCGTGATGTAAAAAAACAATACAAACGAAACCACAATGCCTTTGAAATGGATGACGACGATGTTCCTGTTTACGGCACCATTGCTTCGCAGTTTAACGACCCTGGTATGAACACCTTGTACAAAGTGGTTATCGATAAAATAAAGACCAAAACTGGTGCTGCTTTAAACTCAACTTTTGAGGTTACCAAAGAAATGTCGGAAAAGATATTTGTTATTCCTCCTAGCCGAAACCGTTACTTGTCCGAAATATCGGAAAACAACCGTGGTTTCGACAAATGGGTAAATGTACAAGTAGAATTGGCGGATAAACTTTATGCTATCAACAAAACCATTTCTACGCTATGCCATGGTGAGCCTGTCGAACCATCAAAGCTTAATCACAAAGAAATCCTTCGACAAGCTCAGGAAGACAAAAAAGATTTATTTAAAATTTTAATTGCCGAGTTTGACAACATCAAATTAAATCTTGACCCAAAAAACTGGTTGATTATTGAAAACTGGGCTGCTAAAGTAGAAAAATACAAAAACCCCGTTTACAAATTTAAAGTTCGCGATAAGGAATTGAGCATTGAAACTCACACCGAAAGTTTGTCACACACACAAGTACCTAAAGTGGCTTTACCTAAATACAAAGGCTGGGGCGACGTGTTGCGTTGGAGTTTACAAGAAAATGTTCCTGGCGAATTTCCATACACCTCTGGTTTATTTCCGTTTAAACGCGAAGGCGAAGACCCAACACGTATGTTTGCTGGAGAAGGTGGTCCAGAACG from Flavobacteriales bacterium encodes:
- a CDS encoding methylmalonyl-CoA mutase family protein, with product MEQIEKYTPKNKVRIVTAASLFDGHDAAINIMRRIIQATGVEVIHLGHDRSVDEVVNCAIEEDANAIAMTSYQGGHVEYFKYMYDLLKEKGCEHIKIFGGGGGTILPSEIEELQGYGITRIYHPDDGREMGLQGMINDMIERCDSPCPSLTLPKGKGTEQLLQEKDVPTIARLISLAENRNEEFQSIFSSLSGKSGGTSPVLGITGTGGAGKSSLVDELVRRFLIDFKDKTIAIVSVDPSKRKTGGALLGDRIRMNSIKNERVYMRSLATRQSNLALSAHVGEAIQVLKAANYDLIILETSGIGQSDTEIMDYSDVSLYVMTPEFGAATQLEKIDMLDFADVVALNKFDKKGSLDAIRDVKKQYKRNHNAFEMDDDDVPVYGTIASQFNDPGMNTLYKVVIDKIKTKTGAALNSTFEVTKEMSEKIFVIPPSRNRYLSEISENNRGFDKWVNVQVELADKLYAINKTISTLCHGEPVEPSKLNHKEILRQAQEDKKDLFKILIAEFDNIKLNLDPKNWLIIENWAAKVEKYKNPVYKFKVRDKELSIETHTESLSHTQVPKVALPKYKGWGDVLRWSLQENVPGEFPYTSGLFPFKREGEDPTRMFAGEGGPERTNRRFHYVSLGMPAKRLSTAFDSVTLYGNDPDLRPDIYGKIGNSGV